One segment of Ficedula albicollis isolate OC2 chromosome 2, FicAlb1.5, whole genome shotgun sequence DNA contains the following:
- the GPNMB gene encoding transmembrane glycoprotein NMB yields MSGVGHLPLGLLLLAQAVLGAATTRFQDVLSQGSTSPVTSYKKLQGWSSDQNKWNEKLYPFWEEGDPRWKDCWKGGRVTAKLDSDSPALVGSNVTFAVTLQFPRCQTEDNDGNIVYRRNCTRDSPASTDQQFYVYNWTEWTDDCGWENCSRNHSHDVFPDGRPFPHHPGWRRRNFVYVFHTFGQYYQTTGRSSAKFSVNTANITLGEHGMAVSIYRRGHSGFVPIARAKTVYSVTDKIPVFVSMFQKHDRNISDSIFIKDSPITFDVKIHDPSYYLNNSAISYKWNFGDGSGLFVASGSSTSHTYTLQGNFTLNLTVQAIIPVPCKPVTPTAPPPTSAVTTGPSSDSDSSPTVESVEDNPDGGCHIFRNGYYGSSIDVVEGILEVNIIQMTSIQMTESQAENSLVDFVVTCQGSLPTDVCTVVSDPTCQVSKSMVCDPIVVTDECLLTIRRAFEEPGTYCINITLGDDTSQALASALISVNGGASSGTTEGVFIFLGLLAVFATIGAFVLYKRYKQYKPIERSAEQTEKPEGFTAYFSSFKAIFFPNSTERNPLLKSKPGIV; encoded by the exons GGTTTCAAGATGTGTTGAGCCAGGGAAGTACTTCTCCTGTCACATCCTACAAGAAGCTACAAGGCTGGTCTAGTGATCAAAATAAATGGAATGAGAAACTTTATCCTTTCTGGGAAGAAGGAGATCCCAGATGGAAGGACTGCTGGAAAG gTGGAAGGGTGACAGCCAAATTGGACAGCGACAGCCCAGCACTGGTAGGATCCAACGTGACCTTTGCTGTGACTCTGCAGTTTCCCAGGTGCCAGACAGAAGATAATGATGGCAACATAGTGTACAGGAGAAACTGTACCCGGG ATTCTCCAGCTTCCACGGATCAGCAATTCTATGTCTACAACTGGACTGAATGGACTGACGACTGTGGCTGGGAAAACTGCTCAAGAAACCACAGCCACGATGTATTCCCAGATGGACGTCCTTTCCCTCATCACCCtggctggaggagaaggaactTTGTCTATGTGTTTCACACTTTTG GTCAGTATTACCAAACAACAGGACGATCTTCAGCAAAGTTTTCAGTCAACACAGCAAATATTACTCTTGGTGAACATGGGATGGCAGTGTCCATTTACAGGAGAGGCCACTCGGGATTTGTTCCGATTGCCAGAGCAAAAACCGTCTACTCTGTAACAG aCAAAATTCCAGTATTTGTGAGTATGTTCCAAAAACATGACCGCAACATCTCAGACTCTATTTTCATCAAAGACTCACCAATCACATTTGACGTGAAGATCCATGATCCCAGCTACTATCTGAATAATTCTGCCATCTCCTACAAGTGGAACTTCGGAGATGGAAGTGGCTTATTTGTAGCCAGTGGTTCTAGTACATCTCACACCTACACTCTGCAGGGAAACTTCACTCTGAATTTAACTGTCCAAGCCATTATACCTGTACCTTGCAAGCCAGTAACACCCACTGCACCACCACCCACCTCAGCAG TTACAACCGGACCATCTTCTGATTCTGATTCTTCTCCCACTGTTGAGTCCGTGGAGGATAATCCTGATGGAGGTTGCcatattttcagaaatggatACTATGGAAGTAGCATTGATGTTGTAG AGGGAATCCTTGAGGTAAATATTATTCAGATGACAAGCATCCAGATGACAGAAAGTCAAGCTGAAAACTCACTGGTTGACTTTGTTGTTACCTGCCAAGGGAG TCTCCCCACAGATGTCTGCACAGTCGTTTCTGACCCCACGTGCCAGGTGTCCAAGAGCATGGTATGTGACCCCATCGTCGTCACGGATGAATGTTTACTCACCATCAGGAGGGCTTTTGAGGAACCTGGGACATACTGCATAAACATCACCCTGGGTGATGACACAAGTCAAGCCCTCGCCAGTGCCCTGATTTCTGTAAATGGAG GAGCATCATCTGGAACAACAGAAGGTGTCTTTATCTTCCTTGGCTTGTTGGCAGTGTTTGCTACCATTGGGGCATTTGTCCTTTACAA GAGATACAAGCAATACAAGCCTATTGAGAGGAGTGCAGAACAAACAGAGAAGCCGGAGGGATTTACTGCTTACTTCAGCTCtttcaaagccattttcttCCCTAATAGCACCGAGAGAAATCCTCTGCTGAAGAGTAAACCAGGCATTGTTTAA
- the MALSU1 gene encoding mitochondrial assembly of ribosomal large subunit protein 1, protein MTFKALSSPSPPTVLRPGGRPPSARPARRGWGRAPRPDRQPAEPMREGGGGGGGQPADTILPRFNIDLVVALLRQENAKDICVIQLSPEMKYCDYFIIVSGFSTRHLHAMANYMLKMYKHLKEEGRANTQIEGKETEDWLCIDFGNIVVHFMLPETREVYELEKLWTLGPYDDQLAQMTPQFLPEDFILGLTPNSSDHLETRT, encoded by the exons atgacctttaaggCGCTTTCCAGCCCAAGCCCTCCTACGGTGCTGCGACCCGGAGGGAGGCCGCCCTCAGCGAGGCCGGCCCGGCGCGGCTGGGGGCGCGCCCCGCGGCCTGACCGGCAGCCGGCTGAGCCAATGAGAGAAGGGG gggggggggggggggggcagccggCAG ATACAATTCTTCCACGGTTCAACATTGACTTGGTTGTAGCACTGCTGAGGCAAGAAAATGCTAAAGACATCTGTGTCATCCAGCTATCTCCAGAAATGAAATACTGTGATTATTTTATAATTGTGAGCGGATTTTCAACACGGCATCTTCATGCAATGGCAAATTACATGCTGAAAATG tacaAGCATCTCAAAGAAGAAGGTCGTGCTAATACTCAGATTGAAGGAAAAGAGACAGAGGACTGGCTGTGCATTGATTTTG gTAACATAGTGGTGCATTTCATGCTGCCAGAGACACGAGAAGTTTATGAATTGGAGAAGCTGTGGACTCTTGGTCCCTACGATGACCAGTTAGCACAGATGACTCCACAGTTCCTGCCAGAAGACTTTATACTTGGACTGACTCCTAACAGCAGTGATCATCTTGAGACAAGAACTTAA